The Spirosoma sp. SC4-14 DNA window AGGGAGAACCGGGCAACAGGCAGGAGGCTAAGAGCGTGGGGCCAGGGGCTGAGGGCGTGGTGCAGGGGGCTAAGCCAGATCTTGTGCTGCGGATGAAACCCTACGCAATTCAGGGTGATGGACGGGAGGATTTTCGGTATTTTCATGTGCCCATGAACCTGAAACAGGACGTTTGGGTCGAAGCAATTGAGTTTGTGCCCGGAAATCGGAAGTTGCTCCACCACAGTCGGATCATGGTCGATTCGACCGGGACAATGGCCGCCATTGATGGCATTGCTGAAGACGACCCTCGATTGAAGGAATTTCAGAAAACTCCCCTTGCCGACGAATTTTTGTATGGCTGGGTACCAGGCAATGATCGGGTTACGTTTCCAGATGGAGCTGCCAAGCGTATTCGGGCGGGCAGTGATCTTATTCTGAATATTCACTATTCGCCGTCGGCCCGGCTCGATCAGGACCAATCGGAAGTGCGGCTATATTTTGCCAAAAAGCCCGTAACACGGCCAGTATATACCCTTACGTTAACCGAAAATAATATCACGAATCAGCCTTTTCTGTTGCCTTCGGCCACTCGACCTGCGTTTTTTATGAATTATGGCCCTCTACCCGATACGGTGTATCTATTATCAGTGTTGCCCCATATGCACCGGCTTGGACAGTCGATCAGGGCGTTTGCCATTACACCCGATGGCGATGCGGTTAACCTGATTAATATACCGGCCTGGGATTATAACTGGCAGTTGAGCTATTTCTTTAAACAGCCACTCGTTTTGCCAAAAGGCTCAACCATTATTGCCGAAGCCCACTACGATAATACTGATCAGAATCCACTGAATCCGAACCAACCAGCCAAAACCGTTGGCTATGGCTGGAACTCTACCGACGAGATGATGAATCTGGTTTTCTATTATCTTAAATAGAATGATTGAATTGTTGAATGATTGAATTGTTGAATGATTGAATTGTTGAATTGTTGAATGACTGAATAATGGTACGCCGTTGCGGTTAAAAACACATGACCTATAACTTACCAATTCAACAATTCAACAATTCAATCATTCAATCATTCAATCAGGCAGCCTACCGCGTCGGTACGCGGCTGAACAACCGACTTTCCTGCCAATAGAGCGGTCAATGCATCCTTTAGATAGTACTGGGTAGCCTGTGGCCGATGTTTTCCCAAATCGACATACCAGTTGTCAATTGCTCCCTGATAGCTCACTTTTCCATCCGATTGCATTACTACTACTTCTGGCGTAACACGCACCCTGAAATGGCGGGCAAGTTGCGTATTGATATCGGGTTTTCCGGCAAAAGGTAGTTTATACTCGACCCGAAAGCGTTGGATCGCTGCTGGCGTATCGGTCCGTAATGGAAACACGGCAATGAACCGAACATCCGAATGGCTGAAATGCTGATAGACTTCTGCCAACCGGACTACGTATTGCTGGCTAATTGGGCATTCGGTATTGAGAAAAACATATACAGTCAATGTTTTCCTTGCGGCCGATACCGATTGATGCCCGCTAAGGCAGAGAATCAGCAGTAGTATCAAAACCCAATCCAGATAAGGCTGACACGGTTGAATACCAATTTTTTGTTGGTCAACTGGTGGTTGATAATTGCTCATTGGCATACCCTGCGTTTGTTATAAGAATATAAATTTTTCTATGATTTACTCATTTGGTTATGCCTTAAAAATGGCAGAGTATATTAATTGTGTAAATATACGCATTGTATTTTTGGGAGAATGAGTAATTATTTTAAGCTTTATTACTCGATCATTTCAGTTTTGTTAAGTTTGTTTTAATGAGTAATAGACGTTGTTTTTGTTTTAATTGAATTTTAATCATCAAAATAATATTTTGTATGCTTAGGATAGGATAGAATTAATATTTACGATGCTTGCGCACAACAAAAAATTTGTATTGTCTTTTTCTAAGATCTAGCTTTGCCGTAAACAAACGTTTTTTTAACCTAGCACTAAACTTATATGAGGAAAATTCTATGTATGAGTATACTCTTCGTATGCTCACTCTGGAGCGCTGCCTGGGCTCAGGAGCGAAGGATTATTGGTAAGGTGACGTCGGCCGAAGATGGCTCTCCTTTACCGGGCGTTTCTGTATTAATAAAAGGTACAACAAAAGGCACCGTAACTGATGCAACTGGGCTTTATGACATTGCAGTACCCAATGCCAAAGGGACAACGTTAGTCTTTAGCTTTGTCGGTACAGTAACCCAGGAAATCGCAATTGGTAATCTGTCGGAATTGAATGTGAGTCTGGTCTCTGATTCCAAGTTGCTTACCGAAGTCGTTGTAACAGGTAGTGGGGTTGAAACCAGTAAAGCCAAACTAGGGATTTCGGTAGAAAGTGTTTCGGGGAAAAACCTGCCGCAAACCCCCACTGCGTCGATCGACCAGGCCCTGATCGGTAAAATTCCCGGTGCCCAGATTTCGTCCGTTAGTGGTAACCCTGGCGACCCGGTCAACATTCTGCTTCGCGGTATCAACTCCGTACAGGGTGGTACCAAGCCGCTGATCATGGTGGATGGTGTGCAGGTTGCGGCTACCGATATCAACTCGCTGGATCTGAGCAACGTCGACCGTGTTGAGGTAGTACAGGGCGCTGCTTCGGCTTCTATCTACGGTGCGCAGGGTGCAAATGGTGTAATTCAGGTGTTCACCAAGCGCGGAAAAAAAGGCCGGATTGCGGTGAATGTTTCCAGTAGCTATGCTTCAAACCAATTCCTGAACACCGGCAATGTGCATAAGGCAGAGTTGCATCCTTATATGACGGATGCCAACAACAACATCATTGATGTTAATACAGGAAAACCACTGGATTATAATGAAGTTGGTTCTATTGAAGGAATCTCGTATCAGTACGGTGGCGCTACTCGCTACGGAATTCAGGATATCCGCAACGTGGCCGATAAACCCTATAATGCGAACCTGAAATATTACGATCACTTTAAGCAGGTTTTCCAGACCGGCGGCACATCAAACAACAGCATCAATATTTCAGGCGCATCGGAAAAAAGCGACTTTTCAATTGCTGCATCTAACAACCATACGCTTACTCCAATTCTGAAAAACGGCTATGTCGACAGAAGCAACCTGTCGGCCAACCTCGGCACAGAGCTGTTCAAAGGGTTTACCATACGGTCTACCACCCAGTTGGTCTACACCAAAAACACACTCCACCCAGGTTTAGGTGCGCCCGGTGGCTATGATTATGGTAAAGGTAACTCATTGGGTAGCGTTGGTACAGTATTTAGCTTTCTGAATACGTCGCCATTCTTCGATCTGACCCGTAAACTGGCCGATGGTACCTATCCGCAATACCAGACGGCTGACTTTTTGAGTGTGAATGCTGGGAATCCATACTATCAGCAGGAGTACACCAGTGGTCTGGATAATAAAATTGACGTAGTGCAAAATTTTGATGCCGACTATAAGGTAAATAAATTCCTGGAGTTGGACGCGAAATATGGTATCAACTACCGAAACGAAACAGCCCGCTGGACCTATTACAACCAGACACAGAATATTAATTCGAACTACTATCCGACCTGGATCAGCAATTTTGCGCCGGATGCACAGGGGGAAATCGACAACTGGCAGTACAACACTACATTCCAGAACTTTCTGGGTACAGCCTTCATTCGTACCGATTTTCAGGATGACTTCCATTCGAAACTGCCCATCCAGACCAGTACGCAAATCACATTCGATTATCGTAAGAAGAAATATACTGAATACGATACCTATGGTTTAGGGTTGGGCCTGGCACCACCTTATAATATCTCATCGACCTCATCGCAGGCTGTCTATCGTGATTATGTAGAGCCATTTGTAACGTATGGCTATCTGGTTAACCAGAAAATCGACTTTGGCGATTATGGTGGTATTACGGCTGGTTTCCGGAGCGACTGGTCGTCGGCATTCGGTGGTGGTTCAACACCATTTACATTCCCGCACTTCGATGGGCGTATTGCGCCACTGGCTTTCTTTAAGAACAGTAAACTGGCGAACACGCTTTCGTACTTCAAACTCAGAGCTGCTTATGGCGAAGCGGGTATTCAGCCAGGTGCTTTTGACCGCTACCCAATTCTGAACCAGCAAAACCTCGGACCTGGTCTTGTATATACCGTTCCGACCACCAGCAACAACCCAAATTTGCAGGTAGAAGTATCGAAAGAACTTGAAATTGGTACCGACTTTACGATCAGTGGCAATTCGGGACGTACGTGGCTTAGCGCTATTAATGGTTCGTTTACGTACTGGAAACGGAAAAGCCAGAATGTAATCTATACGGTTAGCGTGCCGCCTTCGCTCGGGTCAACGGGGCAGTTAACGAACGCTATCGATATGTCGTCGAATGGCGTACAGTTCTCGCTGAATATTCCGGTCTATAACTCGAAAAACCTGAAATGGGATTTCACAACCAACTTTGGCCATCAGATCTCGATGATCGATAAGATTTCGGGTGGTGCCGATATTATTCTGACTTCGAACGCGGGCAGCACGGCGCTGGTACTGACGCCGGGCAAGCCAATTGGCCAAATCTATGGCTATAAGGCGATGACCAGCCTGGACTATACCAATCAGGAAGGCCAACGCTACATTACACCCGGCAACGAATCGAACTACACCATGGTCGATGGTCGGGTAGTGGACAAGAAGACTTATCAGATTCAGTTTACGAACGAAACATACCCACTGGCTAACCCAAACCCAAAATTCAACGTTTCGTTCATCAATGGCTTTACGTTTAAAGATTTCCTGACGTTTAATTTCCAGATCGACTGGGTGTATGGAAGCCATTTGTACAATCAGACAAAAGAATGGATGTACCGCGATGGGATCAGTGGCGATTTTGCCAAGCCCGTTACGATCGATGGCAAAACCGGTGCCTATACGGCCTACTGGTCGAGTGCTTATTATGGCCTATGGGGTAGTTTGCGGGGTGCTGG harbors:
- a CDS encoding redoxin domain-containing protein; the encoded protein is MSNYQPPVDQQKIGIQPCQPYLDWVLILLLILCLSGHQSVSAARKTLTVYVFLNTECPISQQYVVRLAEVYQHFSHSDVRFIAVFPLRTDTPAAIQRFRVEYKLPFAGKPDINTQLARHFRVRVTPEVVVMQSDGKVSYQGAIDNWYVDLGKHRPQATQYYLKDALTALLAGKSVVQPRTDAVGCLIE
- a CDS encoding SusC/RagA family TonB-linked outer membrane protein, which gives rise to MRKILCMSILFVCSLWSAAWAQERRIIGKVTSAEDGSPLPGVSVLIKGTTKGTVTDATGLYDIAVPNAKGTTLVFSFVGTVTQEIAIGNLSELNVSLVSDSKLLTEVVVTGSGVETSKAKLGISVESVSGKNLPQTPTASIDQALIGKIPGAQISSVSGNPGDPVNILLRGINSVQGGTKPLIMVDGVQVAATDINSLDLSNVDRVEVVQGAASASIYGAQGANGVIQVFTKRGKKGRIAVNVSSSYASNQFLNTGNVHKAELHPYMTDANNNIIDVNTGKPLDYNEVGSIEGISYQYGGATRYGIQDIRNVADKPYNANLKYYDHFKQVFQTGGTSNNSINISGASEKSDFSIAASNNHTLTPILKNGYVDRSNLSANLGTELFKGFTIRSTTQLVYTKNTLHPGLGAPGGYDYGKGNSLGSVGTVFSFLNTSPFFDLTRKLADGTYPQYQTADFLSVNAGNPYYQQEYTSGLDNKIDVVQNFDADYKVNKFLELDAKYGINYRNETARWTYYNQTQNINSNYYPTWISNFAPDAQGEIDNWQYNTTFQNFLGTAFIRTDFQDDFHSKLPIQTSTQITFDYRKKKYTEYDTYGLGLGLAPPYNISSTSSQAVYRDYVEPFVTYGYLVNQKIDFGDYGGITAGFRSDWSSAFGGGSTPFTFPHFDGRIAPLAFFKNSKLANTLSYFKLRAAYGEAGIQPGAFDRYPILNQQNLGPGLVYTVPTTSNNPNLQVEVSKELEIGTDFTISGNSGRTWLSAINGSFTYWKRKSQNVIYTVSVPPSLGSTGQLTNAIDMSSNGVQFSLNIPVYNSKNLKWDFTTNFGHQISMIDKISGGADIILTSNAGSTALVLTPGKPIGQIYGYKAMTSLDYTNQEGQRYITPGNESNYTMVDGRVVDKKTYQIQFTNETYPLANPNPKFNVSFINGFTFKDFLTFNFQIDWVYGSHLYNQTKEWMYRDGISGDFAKPVTIDGKTGAYTAYWSSAYYGLWGSLRGAGNNATKDFYLEDASFARLRNISLAFDLAKVAKLPFNKCQLVLTGRNIFTITKYTGYDPEISSGSSNSSFDRGVDHSTLPNIKSYQVGLNIGF